A stretch of the Musa acuminata AAA Group cultivar baxijiao chromosome BXJ2-7, Cavendish_Baxijiao_AAA, whole genome shotgun sequence genome encodes the following:
- the LOC103992752 gene encoding plastidial pyruvate kinase 2: protein MAQVVATRTIQSSCLSHPGSRSWARGSHLQELKPSLLPARFHHQEKERRRGMGSCCRSPVVAVASPLSRPDSGVRAASPDDLSKEEEQFQHLKSIQQVGEVPNGLWPKPNVMRKTKIVCTIGPSTNTREMIWKLAEAGMNVARMNMSHGDHASHQKVIDLVKEYNEQNKDNVLAIMLDTKGPEVRSGDLPQPITLSSGQEFTFTIKRGVGSETCVSVNYDDFVNDVEVGDMLLVDGGMMSLVVKSKTEDSVKCEVVDGGELKSRRHLNVRGKSATLPSITEKDWDDIKFGVENKVDFYAVSFVKDAKVVHELKDYLKSCNADIHVTVKIESADSIPNLHSIIAASDGAMVARGDLGAELPIEEVPLLQEEIIRICRSMGKAVIVATNMLESMIVHPTPTRAEVSDIAIAVREGSDAIMLSGETAHGKYPLKAVKVMHSVALRTEATMNGGERPANLGQAFKTHMSEMFAYHATMMSNTLGTSIVVFTRSGFMAILLSHYRPAGTIFAFTDEERVRQRLALYQGVCPIYMKFSDDAERTFADALSYLQELGMVKEGEQIALVQSGRQPIWRSQSTHNIQVRKV from the exons ATGGCGCAGGTGGTGGCGACGCGAACCATCCAAAGCTCATGCCTTTCTCACCCGGGCTCCAGATCCTGGGCCCGGGGAAGCCACCTGCAGGAGCTGAAGCCCTCGCTGCTCCCGGCAAGGTTCCACCACcaggagaaggagaggaggagggggaTGGGCAGCTGTTGCCGCTCCCCGGTGGTTGCCGTGGCGAGCCCGCTTTCTCGCCCCGACTCCGGTGTTCGTGCTGCGTCTCCGGATGACTTATCAAAG GAAGAAGAGCAATTTCAGCATCTGAAGAGCATTCAGCAAGTGGGAGAAGTTCCAAATGGATTGTGGCCTAAGCCAAACGTGATGAGGAAGACGAAGATAGTCTGCACCATCGGCCCATCAACTAACACTAGGGAGATGATATGGAAGTTAGCTGAGGCTGGCATGAATGTCGCTCGGATGAACATGTCTCATGGAGACCATGCATCTCATCAGAAAGTTATCGATCTCGTGAAAGAGTACAATGAGCAAAACAAGGACAACGTACTTGCAATCATGCTTGACACCAAG GGCCCTGAGGTTAGGAGTGGTGACTTACCACAGCCAATTACCTTATCAAGTGGTCAAGAGTTCACTTTTACAATAAAAAGAGGAGTTGGCTCAGAGACATGTGTTAGCGTAAACTATGATGACTTTGTCAATGATGTAGAAGTCGGCGACATGCTTCTTGTGGATG GTGGAATGATGTCCCTAGTGGTTAAGTCGAAAACTGAGGATTCTGTCAAATGTGAAGTCGTTGATGGAGGTGAACTCAAGTCCAGGAGGCATCTGAATGTCAGAGGAAAGAGTGCAACCTTGCCATCCATCACAG AGAAAGATTGGGATGATATCAAATTTGGAGTTGAGAACAAAGTGGACTTTTATGCAGTTTCCTTCGTTAAAGATGCAAAAGTCGTCCATGAATTGAAGGATTACCTGAAAA GTTGCAATGCAGATATACATGTAACTGTCAAAATTGAAAGTGCAGATTcaattccgaatctgcattccatAATCGCTGCATCTGATGGG GCTATGGTAGCTAGAGGTGACCTTGGAGCTGAACTCCCTATTGAGGAGGTTCCACTGCTGCAG GAGGAAATTATTAGAATATGCAGGAGCATGGGAAAAGCTGTTATTGTAGCAACGAACATGCTGGAAAGCATGATTGTTCATCCGACACCAACCCGTGCAGAGGTCTCAGACATTGCCATTGCAGTTCGTGAGGGTTCTGATGCAATAATGCTCTCTGGGGAAACTGCTCATGGGAA ATACCCACTTAAAGCTGTTAAAGTCATGCACTCTGTAGCTCTGAGGACTGAAGCAACTATGAATGGAGGAGAAAGGCCAGCTAATCTTGGTCAGGCATTCAAG ACTCATATGAGTGAAATGTTTGCGTATCATGCAACAATGATGTCAAATACCCTTGGCACGTCGATTGTAGTCTTCACCAGAAGTGGATTTATGGCTATCCTACTTAGCCATTATAGGCCTGCTGGCACGATATTTGCATTCACCGATGA GGAAAGAGTGAGGCAAAGGTTGGCTTTATACCAGGGTGTGTGTccaatatatatgaaattttcagatgatgctgAAAGGACATTTGCCGATGCCTTGTCTTACCTGCAG GAACTAGGCATGGTCAAGGAAGGAGAGCAGATAGCTCTGGTTCAGAGTGGGCGGCAACCCATTTGGCGGTCGCAGTCCACACACAACATCCAGGTTAGAAAGGTTTAA
- the LOC103992753 gene encoding probable protein ABIL1 isoform X2, with product MQQGRPELGAMTFDEVSLERSKGFVQALQELKNLRPQLYSAAEYCEKSYLRSEQKQMVVDNLKEYGVRALVNVVDHLGTVAYKLTDLSEQQSSDMATVEQKISCLCQQILACQAFTGEECLRQHQLFAATPRHLKHYTLPKFVGTSVESSSMLQNHINPSHVEAKPLPHTWAPKTLSWHLASGSNSSPNRDPPQTAFRVDDSKAFGMTADSCRVLEETTAPLPLSSYLQAAKRRPTINVASRTFAVKDPLEGTKTVAGFESSSDSGQREICQPPPRNKSILSALFPRNKTLKPKRLVVS from the exons ATGCAGCAAGGGAGGCCGGAGCTCGGTGCCATGACCTTCGACGAGGTCTCCCTCGAGAGGAGCAAGGGCTTCGTCCAGGCCTTGCAG GAGCTCAAGAATCTGAGACCTCAGCTTTACTCTGCTGCCGAGTACTGCGAAAAATCTTACCTTCGCAGTGAGCAGAAACAGAT GGTGGTGGATAATCTGAAAGAGTATGGTGTCCGAGCCCTTGTCAATGTTGTTGATCATCTTGGTACTGTTGCTTACAAATTAACAGACCTTTCTGAGCAGCAATCATCAGACATGGCAACTgtagagcaaaagatttcatgTCTCTGTCAG cAAATTCTCGCTTGTCAAGCTTTCACTGGTGAGGAGTGTCTTAGGCAGCACCAACTGTTTGCAGCAACCCCAAGGCATCTCAAACATTACACTCTACCAA AATTTGTCGGCACAAGTGTGGAGAGCAGTTCGATGCTACAAAACCATATCAATCCGAGTCATGTTGAAGCAAAACCTCTTCCTCATACTTGGG CTCCAAAAACTTTATCTTGGCACCTAGCCTCCGGGAGCAACTCTTCACCAAACAGAGATCCTCCTCAGACAGCATTCCG GGTTGATGATTCTAAAGCTTTCGGAATGACTGCTGATTCTTGCCGTGTTCTTG AGGAGACTACAGCCCCACTGCCCCTATCAAGTTACCTTCAGGCTGCCAAGAGACGTCCAACTATTAATGTTGCTTCTCGTACATTTGCTGTCAAG GATCCATTGGAAGGCACAAAAACTGTAGCAGGATTCGAGTCCTCTAGTGATTCTGGACAGCGTGAAATCTGCCAGCCTCCTCCTCGCAACAAGAGCATTCTTTCGGCACTCTTTCCCAGGAACAAGACCTTGAAACCCAAGAGACTTGTGGTATCCTGA
- the LOC103992753 gene encoding probable protein ABIL1 isoform X1, whose product MQQGRPELGAMTFDEVSLERSKGFVQALQELKNLRPQLYSAAEYCEKSYLRSEQKQMVVDNLKEYGVRALVNVVDHLGTVAYKLTDLSEQQSSDMATVEQKISCLCQQILACQAFTGEECLRQHQLFAATPRHLKHYTLPKFVGTSVESSSMLQNHINPSHVEAKPLPHTWAPKTLSWHLASGSNSSPNRDPPQTAFRVDDSKAFGMTADSCRVLVSGAEETTAPLPLSSYLQAAKRRPTINVASRTFAVKDPLEGTKTVAGFESSSDSGQREICQPPPRNKSILSALFPRNKTLKPKRLVVS is encoded by the exons ATGCAGCAAGGGAGGCCGGAGCTCGGTGCCATGACCTTCGACGAGGTCTCCCTCGAGAGGAGCAAGGGCTTCGTCCAGGCCTTGCAG GAGCTCAAGAATCTGAGACCTCAGCTTTACTCTGCTGCCGAGTACTGCGAAAAATCTTACCTTCGCAGTGAGCAGAAACAGAT GGTGGTGGATAATCTGAAAGAGTATGGTGTCCGAGCCCTTGTCAATGTTGTTGATCATCTTGGTACTGTTGCTTACAAATTAACAGACCTTTCTGAGCAGCAATCATCAGACATGGCAACTgtagagcaaaagatttcatgTCTCTGTCAG cAAATTCTCGCTTGTCAAGCTTTCACTGGTGAGGAGTGTCTTAGGCAGCACCAACTGTTTGCAGCAACCCCAAGGCATCTCAAACATTACACTCTACCAA AATTTGTCGGCACAAGTGTGGAGAGCAGTTCGATGCTACAAAACCATATCAATCCGAGTCATGTTGAAGCAAAACCTCTTCCTCATACTTGGG CTCCAAAAACTTTATCTTGGCACCTAGCCTCCGGGAGCAACTCTTCACCAAACAGAGATCCTCCTCAGACAGCATTCCG GGTTGATGATTCTAAAGCTTTCGGAATGACTGCTGATTCTTGCCGTGTTCTTG TTTCGGGTGCAGAGGAGACTACAGCCCCACTGCCCCTATCAAGTTACCTTCAGGCTGCCAAGAGACGTCCAACTATTAATGTTGCTTCTCGTACATTTGCTGTCAAG GATCCATTGGAAGGCACAAAAACTGTAGCAGGATTCGAGTCCTCTAGTGATTCTGGACAGCGTGAAATCTGCCAGCCTCCTCCTCGCAACAAGAGCATTCTTTCGGCACTCTTTCCCAGGAACAAGACCTTGAAACCCAAGAGACTTGTGGTATCCTGA
- the LOC103992751 gene encoding BTB/POZ domain-containing protein POB1 isoform X2 — MIEEFSSGDELSQCSDASWSMECSPSIRIKSLFISSAILAAKSRFFYKLFSNGMRESDQGHATLRISASEEAALMELLSFMYSGKLSTNSPMLLLDILMAADKFEVASCVKHCSQLLRSLPMSTETALLYLELTSSIAMSSAIQPLTNAAKEFLAKSFKDLTKHQDGLIELPLVGVEAVLSSDELQVASEDAVYDFVLKWARHHYPDLEERREILSSHLSHLIRFPYMSCRKLRKVVTQNDLDQEIFSKVVLEALFFKAETPHRQRALASEQSSNRRYAERAYKYRPVKAIEFELPHPQCIVYLDLKQEECAHLFPSGRVYSQAFHLGGQGFFLSAHCNMDQQSSFHCFGLFLGMQEKGSVSFTVDYEFAARAKPSGEFISKYKGYYTFTGGKAVGYRNLFAIPWTSFMADDSLYFINGVLHLRAELTIKQPQQQQQLP; from the exons ATGATCGAAGAGTTTTCATCAG GTGATGAGCTTTCACAATGCAGTGATGCTTCTTGGAGTATGGAGTGTTCTCCATCCATTAGAATAAAATCTTTATTCATTAGTTCTGCGATACTGGCTGCAAAAAGCCGTTTTTTCTACAAG CTTTTCTCAAATGGAATGCGTGAATCTGACCAGGGGCATGCTACGCTGCGAATAAGTGCCTCAG AAGAAGCTGCCCTAATGGAACTCCTCAGCTTTATGTACAGTGGGAAGTTGTCAACCAATTCACCAATGCTCCTGCTGGATATTCTTATGGCTGCTGACAAGTTTGAGGTGGCTTCTTGCGTGAAGCATTGTAGTCAGTTGCTAAGGAGCTTGCCCATGTCTACTGAGACTGCCCTACTCTACTTGGAGCTCACTTCCAGcattgcaatgagttcagcaatcCAGCCGCTAACTAATGCAGCTAAGGAGTTCCTTGCTAAGAGTTTCAAGGACTTAACCAA GCACCAAGATGGCCTAATCGAGCTGCCTCTTGTTGGCGTCGAGGCAGTCCTCTCCAGTGATGAACTTCAAGTTGCATCTGAGGATGCGGTTTATGACTTTGTGCTCAAGTGGGCGCGTCATCATTACCCGGACTTAGAAGAACGGCGGGAGATACTAAGCTCCCACTTGAGCCATCTCATAAGGTTCCCCTACATGTCCTGCAGGAAGCTTAGAAAGGTCGTCACACAGAATGATCTGGACCAGGAAATCTTCTCGAAAGTAGTCCTCGAGGCACTCTTCTTCAAGGCTGAGACCCCACATCGACAGCGTGCCCTCGCATCAGAACAGTCATCAAACCGGCGCTATGCAGAGCGAGCTTACAAGTACCGGCCAGTGAAGGCGATCGAGTTTGAACTGCCACACCCACAGTGCATCGTGTATTTGGACCTAAAGCAGGAGGAGTGTGCACATCTGTTCCCATCTGGCCGAGTCTACTCCCAAGCATTCCACCTTGGTGGGCAGGGTTTCTTCCTCTCAGCTCACTGCAACATGGACCAGCAGAGCTCCTTCCACTGCTTCGGCCTCTTCTTGGGAATGCAAGAAAAGGGTTCGGTAAGTTTCACGGTGGACTACGAATTCGCTGCGAGGGCAAAGCCATCAGGGGAGTTCATCAGCAAATACAAGGGATACTACACCTTTACCGGTGGCAAGGCAGTTGGATACAGGAACCTATTTGCCATCCCATGGACTTCATTCATGGCTGATGACAGTCTCTACTTCATAAATGGTGTTCTTCATTTGAGAGCCGAATTGACCATCAAAcaaccgcagcagcagcagcagctgccgtaa
- the LOC135616255 gene encoding protein TOO MANY MOUTHS-like has translation MAPIVLLLLLLMAPLPPSSSEFTVVMPDSSALVDAPQTGFSDSARTDPAEQRAVYEIMEATGNGWATSIPDVCRGRWHGIECMPDTNDVYHVVSLSFGALSDDTAFPTCDPARSSLSPALLALPHLRSLFFYRCFTGSPQPVPAFLGRLGPTLRSLVLRENAHTGPIPAELGNLTSLRVLDLHGNHLSSSVPPSLQLLRNLQLLDLSHNQLYGPVPELNLPSLTVMDLSRNLLHGRIPTSFGRWDSLVKMDLSRNRFSGSIPDSLCDLQNLVLLDLSHNRLAGPLPRSLGGLRSLTALILTGNPMSSAMIPKDAFAGLAALNTLILSNMGLQGSIPESIGELGSLRVLHLDGNKLNGSIPKSFQKLQKLTELRVNDNQLMGPIPIGREMLWKMGKKLRLYNNSGLCYDMSYGRYEGIESMSGISYCETESKDAASARSHTTKHYLSSTSRDGGHGRPSSLSSSGAARKLHLAQEELVDLIAPLLVSLLVFL, from the coding sequence ATGGCTCCCatcgtgcttcttcttcttcttctgatggCGCCTCTCCCGCCCTCCTCGTCCGAATTCACCGTCGTGATGCCGGACTCGTCGGCTCTCGTCGACGCGCCGCAGACGGGATTCTCCGACAGTGCCAGGACCGACCCGGCCGAGCAGCGGGCGGTGTACGAGATCATGGAGGCGACGGGCAACGGCTGGGCCACGTCCATCCCCGACGTGTGCCGCGGCCGCTGGCACGGCATCGAGTGCATGCCCGACACCAACGACGTCTATCACGTCGTCTCCCTCTCCTTCGGCGCCCTCTCCGACGACACCGCCTTCCCCACCTGTGACCCCGCCCGGTCCTCCCTCTCCCCCGCCCTCCTCGCCCTCCCGCACCTCCGCTCCCTCTTCTTCTACCGCTGCTTCACCGGCAGCCCTCAGCCCGTCCCCGCCTTCCTCGGCCGCCTCGGCCCCACCCTCCGCTCCCTCGTCCTCCGCGAGAACGCCCACACGGGCCCCATCCCGGCCGAGCTCGGCAACCTCACTTCCCTTCGGGTGCTCGATCTCCACGGGAACCATCTCAGCTCTTCTGTTCCCCCGTCGCTTCAACTCCTGAGGAATCTCCAGTTACTGGATTTGAGTCACAACCAGCTCTACGGCCCAGTTCCTGAGCTCAACCTTCCCTCCTTGACCGTCATGGACCTCAGCCGTAACCTCCTCCATGGCCGGATTCCAACTTCTTTCGGGCGGTGGGATTCCCTCGTCAAGATGGACCTGAGTCGAAATCGCTTCTCTGGTTCGATTCCAGACTCTCTCTGCGACCTACAGAACCTGGTATTACTCGATCTGAGTCACAATCGCCTCGCCGGCCCTCTCCCACGCTCTCTCGGTGGGTTGAGGTCGCTAACAGCGTTGATCCTCACCGGCAATCCGATGAGCTCAGCGATGATTCCCAAGGACGCATTTGCAGGGCTCGCAGCGTTGAACACACTCATTCTATCCAACATGGGGCTACAAGGATCCATACCCGAGTCCATCGGAGAACTGGGAAGCCTTCGGGTACTTCATCTCGACGGGAACAAGCTGAACGGTTCCATACCTAAAAGCTTTCAGAAGCTACAGAAGCTGACCGAGTTGAGGGTGAACGACAACCAGCTCATGGGGCCCATCCCCATCGGCAGGGAGATGCTGTGGAAGATGGGGAAGAAGCTGAGGCTCTACAACAACTCGGGACTGTGTTACGACATGAGCTATGGAAGATACGAGGGGATCGAGTCGATGTCGGGCATCAGTTACTGCGAGACGGAGAGCAAAGATGCTGCGAGTGCGAGGAGTCATACGACGAAGCATTACTTGTCGTCCACGTCGAGGGACGGCGGTCATGGCCGACCCTCCAGTTTAAGCTCTTCCGGCGCGGCCCGTAAACTCCACCTTGCCCAAGAAGAGCTTGTCGATCTGATCGCACCGCTGCTCGTCTCTCTTCTTGTGTTCTTGTAG
- the LOC103992751 gene encoding BTB/POZ domain-containing protein POB1 isoform X1: MEPVFSFSGSADQNFEFAFNSSNFSDRVLRIEIVPDSPEDTTGGVGTSGLARHRKRRRADVKKERAVEFNLVSFPHSNQIDDDDGLTGANNEGEAVAMIEEFSSGDELSQCSDASWSMECSPSIRIKSLFISSAILAAKSRFFYKLFSNGMRESDQGHATLRISASEEAALMELLSFMYSGKLSTNSPMLLLDILMAADKFEVASCVKHCSQLLRSLPMSTETALLYLELTSSIAMSSAIQPLTNAAKEFLAKSFKDLTKHQDGLIELPLVGVEAVLSSDELQVASEDAVYDFVLKWARHHYPDLEERREILSSHLSHLIRFPYMSCRKLRKVVTQNDLDQEIFSKVVLEALFFKAETPHRQRALASEQSSNRRYAERAYKYRPVKAIEFELPHPQCIVYLDLKQEECAHLFPSGRVYSQAFHLGGQGFFLSAHCNMDQQSSFHCFGLFLGMQEKGSVSFTVDYEFAARAKPSGEFISKYKGYYTFTGGKAVGYRNLFAIPWTSFMADDSLYFINGVLHLRAELTIKQPQQQQQLP, encoded by the exons ATGGAACCCGTCTTCTCCTTCTCCGGGAGCGCCGACCAGAACTTTGAGTTTGCCTTCAATTCCAGCAATTTCTCCGACCGGGTGCTCCGGATCGAGATCGTCCCTGACTCGCCGGAGGACACGACGGGTGGCGTTGGCACCTCCGGGTTGGCCAGGCACCGGAAGCGCCGGAGGGCCGATGTCAAGAAGGAGAGAG CTGTGGAGTTCAATTTGGTGAGTTTTCCCCACAGCAACCAGATTGATGATGACGATGGTTTGACAGGTGCAAACAACGAGGGTGAAGCTGTAGCAATGATCGAAGAGTTTTCATCAG GTGATGAGCTTTCACAATGCAGTGATGCTTCTTGGAGTATGGAGTGTTCTCCATCCATTAGAATAAAATCTTTATTCATTAGTTCTGCGATACTGGCTGCAAAAAGCCGTTTTTTCTACAAG CTTTTCTCAAATGGAATGCGTGAATCTGACCAGGGGCATGCTACGCTGCGAATAAGTGCCTCAG AAGAAGCTGCCCTAATGGAACTCCTCAGCTTTATGTACAGTGGGAAGTTGTCAACCAATTCACCAATGCTCCTGCTGGATATTCTTATGGCTGCTGACAAGTTTGAGGTGGCTTCTTGCGTGAAGCATTGTAGTCAGTTGCTAAGGAGCTTGCCCATGTCTACTGAGACTGCCCTACTCTACTTGGAGCTCACTTCCAGcattgcaatgagttcagcaatcCAGCCGCTAACTAATGCAGCTAAGGAGTTCCTTGCTAAGAGTTTCAAGGACTTAACCAA GCACCAAGATGGCCTAATCGAGCTGCCTCTTGTTGGCGTCGAGGCAGTCCTCTCCAGTGATGAACTTCAAGTTGCATCTGAGGATGCGGTTTATGACTTTGTGCTCAAGTGGGCGCGTCATCATTACCCGGACTTAGAAGAACGGCGGGAGATACTAAGCTCCCACTTGAGCCATCTCATAAGGTTCCCCTACATGTCCTGCAGGAAGCTTAGAAAGGTCGTCACACAGAATGATCTGGACCAGGAAATCTTCTCGAAAGTAGTCCTCGAGGCACTCTTCTTCAAGGCTGAGACCCCACATCGACAGCGTGCCCTCGCATCAGAACAGTCATCAAACCGGCGCTATGCAGAGCGAGCTTACAAGTACCGGCCAGTGAAGGCGATCGAGTTTGAACTGCCACACCCACAGTGCATCGTGTATTTGGACCTAAAGCAGGAGGAGTGTGCACATCTGTTCCCATCTGGCCGAGTCTACTCCCAAGCATTCCACCTTGGTGGGCAGGGTTTCTTCCTCTCAGCTCACTGCAACATGGACCAGCAGAGCTCCTTCCACTGCTTCGGCCTCTTCTTGGGAATGCAAGAAAAGGGTTCGGTAAGTTTCACGGTGGACTACGAATTCGCTGCGAGGGCAAAGCCATCAGGGGAGTTCATCAGCAAATACAAGGGATACTACACCTTTACCGGTGGCAAGGCAGTTGGATACAGGAACCTATTTGCCATCCCATGGACTTCATTCATGGCTGATGACAGTCTCTACTTCATAAATGGTGTTCTTCATTTGAGAGCCGAATTGACCATCAAAcaaccgcagcagcagcagcagctgccgtaa
- the LOC135617887 gene encoding cucumber peeling cupredoxin-like, translating to MAEAHRTLLLLVAAMSCLVTVSQAHQKIHIVGGSYGWKIPPNKTFYEEWANKQSFFVGDKLVFLYTTGLQNVIEASEEEEFVYCKQTNVEDVQFVGPTILELTKAGVHYFYCSVGLHCEGGQKLRINVTDEATT from the exons ATGGCAGAAGCGCACCGCACCCTCTTGCTCTTGGTGGCCGCCATGAGTTGCCTTGTGACCGTGTCACAAGCCCACCAAAAGATCCACATCGTCGGAGGCAGCTACGGGTGGAAGATCCCACCCAACAAGACGTTCTATGAGGAATGGGCTAATAAACAGAGCTTCTTCGTGGGGGATAAGCTCG TGTTCTTGTACACGACGGGGTTGCAGAACGTGATAGAGGCGTCCGAGGAGGAGGAGTTCGTCTACTGCAAGCAGACCAACGTGGAGGACGTGCAGTTCGTGGGACCCACCATCCTGGAGCTGACGAAGGCCGGTGTCCACTACTTCTACTGTAGCGTTGGTCTGCACTGCGAGGGCGGCCAGAAGCTCCGCATCAACGTCACCGATGAAGCCACCACGTGA
- the LOC135616254 gene encoding sphinganine C4-monooxygenase 2-like — MEFIAYDDFLLMIIPIVVYWVYSGIYEVLGSSEKYRLHSRRDEETKNLASKRDVLKGVLFQQALQATITVVVTKLTHEDAKPETSTNTSWFAAASQFMVAMIVFDTWQYFVHRYMHHNKFLYRKFHSWHHRIVAPYAFAAQYNHPVDGIITETVAGALAYFVSGMSKTTAALFFSFATVKGIDDHCGLMLPWNPFHILFGNNTAYHDIHHQLAGNKRNFAQPFFVTWDKIMGTYVPYAVVKRENGGFEARVAKH; from the exons ATGGAGTTCATAGCATATGATGATTTCTTGCTGATGATCATACCCATAGTGGTGTATTGGGTTTACTCAGGGATCTACGAGGTGCTGGGTTCCTCGGAGAAGTACAGGTTGCACTCCAGGAGAGATGAGGAGACCAAGAACTTGGCTTCGAAGAGAGATGTGTTGAAAGGGGTCCTCTTCCAGCAGGCGCTTCAGGCAACCATCACTGTGGTTGTCACAAag CTGACACACGAGGACGCCAAGCCGGAGACCAGCACAAACACGTCGTGGTTTGCGGCGGCAAGCCAGTTCATGGTGGCCATGATCGTCTTCGACACATGGCAATACTTCGTGCACAGATACATGCACCACAACAAGTTCCTCTACCGCAAGTTCCACTCGTGGCATCACCGGATCGTCGCCCCCTACGCGTTTGCTGCGCAGTACAACCACCCGGTGGACGGCATCATCACCGAGACCGTCGCCGGCGCGCTGGCTTACTTCGTGTCAGGGATGTCGAAGACGACGGccgctctcttcttctccttcgccaCCGTCAAGGGGATCGACGACCACTGCGGGCTGATGCTTCCGTGGAACCCTTTCCACATCCTGTTCGGGAACAACACGGCGTACCATGACATCCATCACCAGCTCGCCGGCAACAAGCGCAACTTCGCGCAACCCTTCTTCGTGACATGGGATAAGATAATGGGGACTTACGTGCCTTACGCTGTGGTGAAGAGGGAGAATGGTGGATTCGAAGCCCGCGTAGCAAAACACTGA
- the LOC135617889 gene encoding ubiquitin-conjugating enzyme E2 28-like: MASKRILKELKDLQKDPPTSCSAGPVAEDMFHWQATIMGPPDSPYTGGVFLVTIHFPPDYPFKPPKVAFRTKVFHPNINSNGSICLDILKEQWSPALTISKVLLSICSLLTDPNPDDPLVPEIAHMYKTDRTKYEATARSWTQKYAMG, from the exons ATGGCTTCCAAGCGGATCCTCAAGGAGCTCAAGGATCTCCAGAAGGATCCCCCCACGTCTTGCAGTGCAG GTCCAGTGGCTGAAGATATGTTTCATTGGCAAGCAACCATAATGGGTCCACCTGACAGTCCATATACAGGAGGAGTCTTTCTGGTTACCATACACTTTCCTCCAGATTATCCATTCAAACCACCTAAG GTTGCTTTCAGGACTAAGGTTTTCCATCCAAACATCAATAGCAATGGAAGCATTTGCCTTGACATCTTGAAAGAGCAATGGAGTCCGGCTTTAACCATTTCCAAG GTGCTGCTATCAATCTGCTCCCTGTTGACGGATCCAAACCCAGATGATCCATTGGTACCGGAGATTGCCCATATGTACAAGACAGACAGAACCAAGTATGAGGCCACTGCAAGGAGCTGGACCCAGAAGTACGCAATGGGCTAA